The following proteins are co-located in the Alkalidesulfovibrio alkalitolerans DSM 16529 genome:
- a CDS encoding TOBE domain-containing protein, which translates to MTSTGTKPADEDGENGARSLDTVGLAAFEAAFRTWAGQAAPGRASLSRRRMLAVFLLLRATGARLGEVLALNERSDVDCVAGVVRLGRRQIPLPPEVCAELSGIAALPGASELAGRLLQLDQGQVRRTFAARAAEAGLPRSLASPTVLRRSRAVEMLGGGVPLSVVQKTLGQSSPSLTAAWHDYPEDDAKRHVERFLAKERRRSSARNAFYGRITRIEPGDVQALVTVEALGGQIISAVITMGSLSALGLREGSMVTAEVKAPWVLVAPGTPGEADVTDAATSADNCFLGVVRDLTRGAVTTEVVVELPDGTAICAVVTTRSADSLGLKTGASATVWCSAFSVILNAE; encoded by the coding sequence ATGACCAGTACCGGCACGAAACCGGCGGACGAGGACGGCGAGAACGGCGCGCGCAGCCTGGACACAGTGGGGCTTGCGGCCTTCGAGGCAGCCTTCAGGACTTGGGCAGGCCAGGCCGCGCCAGGCCGGGCGTCTTTGTCGCGACGACGGATGCTGGCCGTGTTCCTGCTGCTGCGGGCCACGGGCGCGCGGCTGGGCGAAGTGCTTGCGCTTAACGAGCGTAGTGACGTGGACTGTGTGGCTGGGGTCGTGCGCCTTGGGCGGCGGCAGATTCCCCTGCCACCCGAAGTCTGCGCCGAACTGAGCGGAATTGCGGCCCTGCCGGGAGCGAGCGAACTGGCCGGACGACTCTTGCAGCTCGATCAGGGTCAGGTGCGGCGCACATTTGCCGCGCGCGCCGCCGAGGCCGGGCTGCCCCGTTCCCTGGCGAGCCCCACGGTGCTTCGCCGCTCCAGGGCCGTAGAGATGCTCGGCGGCGGCGTGCCGCTGTCCGTGGTACAAAAGACCCTGGGACAGTCGAGCCCGAGCCTGACCGCCGCCTGGCACGACTATCCGGAAGACGACGCCAAGCGGCACGTGGAACGTTTCCTGGCCAAGGAGCGCCGCCGATCGAGCGCGCGCAACGCCTTCTACGGCCGCATCACGCGCATCGAACCTGGTGATGTGCAGGCCCTGGTCACGGTCGAGGCACTGGGCGGCCAGATCATCAGCGCCGTCATCACCATGGGCAGCCTCAGCGCGCTTGGACTTCGCGAAGGGAGCATGGTCACGGCCGAGGTCAAGGCTCCCTGGGTGCTCGTCGCGCCCGGCACGCCCGGCGAGGCAGATGTGACAGATGCGGCCACCTCGGCCGACAATTGCTTTCTGGGCGTGGTCCGCGACCTGACGCGCGGCGCGGTAACCACCGAGGTCGTGGTCGAACTGCCGGACGGGACCGCCATATGCGCGGTCGTGACCACACGAAGCGCGGACAGTCTGGGCCTGAAGACAGGTGCGTCGGCCACGGTCTGGTGCAGCGCCTTTTCCGTGATCCTCAACGCGGAGTGA
- a CDS encoding HD domain-containing phosphohydrolase, translated as MTRGEGCGDAILTDILRTVDELNGLKDVDAILEAILLEARKLTGADAGTIFVVRDGRLAFGYVNNDTLFPEGRDGSVSPEVYQSYTLPLDGTSLVGHVALTGQPLLIDDAYALSPDLPYRFNKSFDEQTGYRTRSLLTLPIKSIDGHLMGVMQLINARGPDGLPAPFAPSLAAYLPIFAQHAAAAIERGRMTRELVLRMVRMAELRDPSETGAHVQRVGAYAAEIYHSWALKRKVPLKTIKRQKDLLRIAAMLHDVGKVGVSDAILKKPERLTGDEFATMQWHTVYGARLFDTSLGDLDELCRDIALRHHERWAGGGYPGQIDDRGEDPPDGVRLGEALTGEAIPLAARITALADVYDALSSRRTYKNPWPEDRVLDLIRRESGRHFDPEVVEAFFAIQDIIRAIRARYPDPMD; from the coding sequence ATGACCAGAGGGGAAGGCTGCGGGGATGCGATCCTGACCGACATCCTGCGTACCGTGGACGAACTGAACGGCCTGAAGGATGTAGACGCGATCCTCGAGGCGATCCTTCTGGAAGCGCGCAAACTGACCGGCGCCGACGCGGGCACGATCTTCGTCGTGCGCGACGGCCGTCTCGCCTTCGGCTACGTCAACAACGACACCCTCTTTCCGGAGGGCCGCGACGGCAGCGTGAGCCCCGAAGTCTACCAGAGCTACACGCTTCCCCTGGACGGCACTTCCTTGGTCGGCCACGTGGCGCTCACCGGACAGCCGCTGCTCATCGACGATGCCTACGCCCTCTCGCCCGATCTCCCCTACCGCTTCAACAAGAGCTTCGACGAGCAGACCGGCTACCGGACGCGCTCGCTCCTGACCCTGCCCATCAAATCGATCGACGGCCACCTCATGGGCGTGATGCAACTCATCAACGCGCGCGGCCCGGACGGGCTGCCCGCCCCCTTTGCACCCAGCCTGGCGGCCTATCTGCCCATCTTCGCCCAGCACGCGGCCGCGGCCATCGAACGCGGACGCATGACCCGCGAACTCGTGCTGCGCATGGTGCGCATGGCCGAACTGCGCGACCCCTCCGAAACCGGGGCGCACGTTCAGCGCGTGGGAGCCTATGCTGCCGAAATATACCACAGTTGGGCGCTGAAGCGAAAAGTGCCCCTGAAGACCATCAAGCGCCAGAAGGACCTCCTGCGCATCGCCGCCATGCTGCACGACGTGGGCAAGGTCGGCGTTTCGGACGCAATTCTCAAAAAGCCCGAGCGCCTCACGGGCGACGAATTCGCGACCATGCAGTGGCATACGGTGTATGGCGCGCGGCTTTTCGACACCTCGCTGGGCGACCTGGACGAATTGTGCCGCGACATCGCGCTTCGCCACCACGAACGGTGGGCGGGCGGAGGCTATCCTGGACAGATCGACGATCGTGGGGAGGACCCTCCCGACGGTGTACGGCTCGGCGAGGCGCTGACCGGCGAGGCGATCCCGCTCGCAGCACGCATCACTGCCCTGGCCGACGTCTACGACGCCCTCTCCTCGCGCCGGACCTACAAGAACCCCTGGCCCGAGGATCGCGTGCTCGATCTCATCCGCCGTGAATCGGGCCGCCACTTCGATCCAGAGGTGGTGGAAGCCTTCTTCGCCATCCAGGACATCATCCGCGCCATCCGGGCGCGCTATCCCGACCCCATGGACTGA
- a CDS encoding sulfite exporter TauE/SafE family protein, with protein MHFAVAGIEVSPWLPPLVAFGISFFTSMGGVSGAFLLLPFQVSVLGYTNPSVSATNQLFNIVAIPSGVYRYIREGRMVWPLTWVVVLGTLPGVFAGAIIRVQWLPNPSHFKLFAGCVLLYIGVRMVRDLLNPKPGSKAEAEKRFQALVTAHRKKAAQSREPLPAVRVLGWNLSRVSYEFYGERFDVSAPGIFALSLVVGIVGGVYGIGGGAIIAPFFVSVFGLPIYTVAGAALMGTFVTSVFGVAFYQIIAPFYPAQSVAPDWMLGLLFGVGGMVGMYLGARCQKFVPAKVIKWGLAGVIVYTAGSYVIGFFL; from the coding sequence ATGCACTTTGCCGTCGCGGGTATCGAGGTCTCGCCGTGGCTGCCGCCCCTGGTGGCTTTCGGCATCTCTTTCTTCACCTCCATGGGCGGCGTGTCCGGGGCGTTCCTGCTCCTGCCGTTCCAGGTGTCGGTCCTGGGCTACACCAATCCCTCGGTCAGCGCCACCAACCAGTTGTTCAACATCGTGGCCATCCCCTCGGGGGTCTACCGCTACATACGCGAGGGCCGCATGGTCTGGCCGCTGACCTGGGTGGTGGTGCTGGGCACCCTGCCCGGCGTCTTCGCCGGAGCGATCATCCGCGTGCAGTGGCTGCCGAACCCGAGCCACTTCAAGCTCTTCGCCGGGTGCGTGCTCCTGTACATCGGCGTGCGCATGGTCCGGGACCTTCTTAATCCCAAGCCCGGCAGCAAGGCCGAGGCCGAGAAGCGTTTCCAGGCGCTCGTGACCGCGCACCGCAAGAAGGCGGCGCAAAGCCGCGAGCCTTTGCCGGCCGTGCGCGTGCTCGGCTGGAACCTCTCCCGCGTTTCCTACGAATTCTATGGTGAGCGTTTTGACGTCTCGGCGCCGGGCATATTCGCCCTGAGCCTCGTGGTCGGGATCGTCGGCGGTGTCTACGGCATCGGCGGCGGGGCTATCATCGCGCCGTTCTTCGTCTCGGTCTTCGGCCTGCCGATCTACACCGTGGCCGGTGCGGCGCTCATGGGCACCTTCGTCACCTCGGTCTTCGGCGTGGCCTTTTATCAAATCATCGCGCCGTTTTATCCGGCCCAGTCCGTGGCCCCGGACTGGATGCTCGGACTCTTGTTCGGCGTGGGCGGCATGGTCGGCATGTACCTCGGCGCGCGTTGCCAGAAGTTCGTGCCCGCCAAGGTCATCAAGTGGGGACTGGCTGGCGTCATCGTCTACACGGCCGGAAGTTACGTGATCGGATTCTTCCTGTAG
- the pstB gene encoding phosphate ABC transporter ATP-binding protein PstB: MAQSTKMEARNLNFYYGSFMALDDITLKFQDNNVTSLIGPSGCGKSTFIRCLNRMNDLIPGTRVEGSLTMDGVEVYDPKVDVVELRRRVGMVFQKPNPFPKSVFENVAYGLRVNGVKDKNFIVERVESSLRNAALWDEVKDRIHDSALGLSGGQQQRLCIARAMAVEPEILLMDEPCSALDPIATQKIEELIFELKKKYTIIIVTHSMQQAARVSDMTAFFYMGRLIETDKTETLFTRPKNKQTEDYITGRFG; this comes from the coding sequence ATGGCTCAAAGCACCAAGATGGAAGCCAGGAACCTGAACTTCTACTACGGCTCCTTCATGGCCCTGGACGACATCACCTTGAAGTTCCAGGACAACAACGTGACTTCGCTCATTGGCCCCTCGGGCTGCGGCAAGAGCACGTTCATTCGTTGCCTGAACCGCATGAACGACCTCATCCCCGGCACCCGGGTCGAGGGCTCGCTGACCATGGACGGCGTGGAGGTCTACGACCCCAAGGTGGACGTGGTCGAACTGCGGCGGCGGGTGGGCATGGTCTTTCAAAAGCCCAATCCGTTTCCAAAATCGGTTTTCGAGAACGTGGCCTACGGACTGCGCGTGAATGGCGTGAAGGACAAGAACTTCATCGTCGAGCGCGTGGAATCGAGCCTGCGCAACGCGGCGCTGTGGGACGAGGTCAAGGACCGCATCCACGATTCGGCCCTGGGCCTTTCAGGCGGGCAGCAACAACGGCTGTGCATCGCCCGGGCCATGGCCGTGGAGCCGGAGATCCTGCTCATGGACGAGCCGTGCTCCGCGCTCGATCCCATCGCCACCCAGAAGATCGAGGAACTCATCTTCGAACTGAAGAAGAAATACACGATCATCATCGTCACCCACTCCATGCAGCAGGCGGCCCGCGTCTCGGACATGACGGCCTTTTTCTACATGGGCAGGCTGATCGAGACGGACAAGACCGAGACACTGTTCACCCGGCCGAAAAACAAGCAGACAGAAGACTACATCACCGGCCGCTTCGGCTGA
- the phoU gene encoding phosphate signaling complex protein PhoU codes for MERTHLEKELDSLRLHVLEMASLAEKALDLGLKAAAERDSDLAEQVIEGDVEINRLHCIVDEITLSILAREQPVARDLRFVLGSANTAANLERVGDQAVNIAERAVLLSQRPVLPHNPLMEELAAKVREMLHMAIQAYNTNDTELALRVCEMDSGADTLNMKILKHYLDFMIQESRSVERAVHKIIKARCLERVGDLATNIAESVIFIVKGVDIRQTCRPY; via the coding sequence ATGGAACGCACGCATCTGGAAAAGGAACTCGACAGCCTCAGGCTGCATGTCCTGGAAATGGCCTCTCTGGCCGAGAAGGCGCTCGATCTGGGCCTCAAAGCGGCCGCCGAGCGGGATTCCGACCTCGCCGAGCAAGTCATCGAAGGTGACGTGGAGATCAACCGCCTGCACTGCATTGTGGACGAAATCACCCTTTCCATCCTCGCCCGCGAGCAGCCAGTGGCGCGCGACCTGCGCTTCGTCCTAGGCAGCGCCAACACGGCCGCGAACCTCGAGCGCGTCGGGGATCAGGCCGTGAACATCGCCGAGCGGGCTGTGCTTCTCAGTCAGCGCCCCGTGTTGCCGCATAACCCCCTCATGGAGGAACTGGCCGCCAAGGTGCGCGAGATGCTGCACATGGCCATCCAAGCCTACAACACCAACGACACAGAACTGGCGCTCCGGGTCTGTGAGATGGATTCCGGCGCGGACACGTTGAACATGAAGATCCTCAAGCATTACCTGGATTTCATGATCCAGGAGAGCCGCTCCGTGGAGCGCGCCGTGCACAAGATCATCAAGGCCCGCTGCCTCGAACGCGTGGGCGATCTGGCCACGAACATCGCCGAGAGTGTGATTTTCATCGTCAAGGGAGTGGACATCAGGCAGACGTGCCGTCCGTACTGA